In the Dolichospermum flos-aquae CCAP 1403/13F genome, TTTGCTGGTTTGCGTTCTAGTAAATCTAGGGAGTCTTCCGCTGGGAAAACTTGTTCTAAATAAGGAATAACACCAACCACAGGTATACCTGTCCGTTCTTCTAACCATTTAATTCCGGGTTCGAGAATTGAGCGCTGTCCTCGAAATTTATTAATGACGACTCCTTTAATTAAGGCGCGTTCGTCTGGATCTAATAGTTCTAATGTGCCGACGACATGAGCAAATGCTCCACCTCTATCAATATCAACGACTAATAAAGTAGGTGCATTTAAATGTTTAGCAACCCGCATATTAGTTAAATCCCGGTGTTTAAGATTAATTTCGGCGGGACTACCAGCACCTTCACAAACTAGGGCTTCAAATTCTGTAGATAGGTATTGTAAACATTCTTTGATGGTCTGCCAACCGAGTTCAAAATATTGTTCGTAGTAGTCTGTGGCGCTAACTTTCCCGATAGCTTTACCTTTAAGAATGATTTGGGATGTCATATCCCCCTGGGGTTTAAGTAAAATTGGATTCATTTCTACCAAGGGTACTACTCCCGCCGCCCAAGCTTGCACTGCTTGAGCATAGCCTATTTCCCCGCCACTGGCGGTAACATAGGCGTTTAAAGCCATATTTTGACCTTTAAAGGGGGATACTCGCAACCCGCGCCGGGAAAGAATCCGACAAATAGCTGTGGTTATCAGTGATTTCCCTGCGTGGGATGTTGTTCCCACTACCATGATTGCTTTCATTTTTAACTATAATTTAGTATGTTGAGATTCGGTAGTGCATCTGTAAATAAGCTGTTATTTTTTTAAACTTGCATATCTCGTTATCTCGTTCCCAGTCTCAGACTGGGAATGTAGATGGCGGCTCTGCCGCTAGTGACATGAGGCAGAGCCTCAGCATTGGCATTCCTAGCCGGAGGCTAGGAACGAGGTCAAACTGTCAAAAGGGTAAACGTAACCAACGAGTCATAAAATCATTGTAGCGATCGCTCAGGGAAGGATTACGCAATTTCTGATCTTTTAACTTGACAATCAATTGATGACCCAAGGGAGTTAGGCGAAAACTGTCTGTAATGCCCTGTCCATCAACTTCTCGCCGCAATACTCCCACATCAATTAACCAGGCTAAAGCGTTTTCACAGGTCAATTCTGATAAGGGTTGCTTGGTGTAACTTTGCTGATTTCCTTTCTCCATTGCTATAGCACCTAGTTGGATACTTTGGCTAGTCATGGCTATAAACAAATTGAGGTTGAAGGGCGAACAGATTAGCGATCGCTCGGCTCTTTCTAGGGCTTTACTATTATAAACTAAGGGTTTGAGGTTTGAGGAATCCACAGTAGACATTTTTTATTACTCTAAGTTGTGCTTTTTGTCAATGCTTTGAAAATAAATACCTCTTTGGCAGAATATTCCGTAAGCAAGTTATTTAAATATTGTAAATTATTGTAAAATCTTGATTGCATAAAGATTTTTAAACAGGACAAAGTGAATTATGCCTCTATCAGTTGGTACAGACGCACCTGCATTTACCGCCAAAGACACTAACGGCAATACAATTTCATTATCTGATTTTGCTGGTAAAACAGTAGTTCTCTACTTTTACCCCAAAGATGACACACCAGGCTGCACCAAGCAAGCTTGTAGTTTCCGTGATTCTCAAGCTGAATACAAAGACAAAGATGTAGTTGTCTTGGGAGTAAGTGCTGATGATGAAGTTTCTCATCAAGCATTCACCAATAAATATAATCTGAATTTCCCTTTATTAGCTGATACCCAGAAAAGCATCATTACAGCTTATGATGTTGATGGTGGTGGTTACGCCAAGCGTGTTACCTACATCATTGATGGTAATGGCAAAATCATTGATGTTGATGCTGCTGTTAACACTACTACTCAAGCTAGTGATGTTTTAGCAAAACTGGGACTTTGATCATTAAGTATACTCAAAACGGCTTGATTGTTTGATTCTAAACCTAGGGGTTTAGCAGTGCTAAACCCCTACACATCTGGGTTCTTTGTCATTTGGCAAAAGTTTAAATCTCACCCTTGTTTAGTATAACTCCGTAGAGGCGCAGGACTTGCGCCCATTATTTCCCATTTAAGTGTTATTTACCTGATGATGGTAAAATCTGTAAGGGAAGTAGATTTTGTCCAGGGATAATTGCAGAAGAGCCTGGATTTTGTTTTAGTTGAGGCTGAAGAAGTTTTTGTTGTGCAGCTTTAAATGTGGCTGCGGCTAGGTCTAGCTGTTGATTTTGTTCATCAGCATTCCATTGAATAGTCCCAAAGTTGGCTTGATGAATCATGTTCATCATATCGAAACCTGAGCCATTGCCAGATAAAGGATTACTACTGCGATAGCCTTGCTGACCTAAGGTATCACTTTCCAAACTACCAAAGGGTTGATTAGTATCAGCTAAGGTGGGTTCTACTACTAGGATAGAAGCAAAGCTAATCCCGGCGATAGTGGCAACAATAATTTTGTGAACTAGTAAAAATGGTCTTTTCATGAAATTTCTCCTTATATATTTTTAAGCAAGACTCCGGCGTAGTTGGGGTTGAATACTCAGTAAAGCCACTAATGCAAAACCTAGTAACACTAATAACGCTCCCCCAAAGGTAACATCACCCCAAAAGGCGTGCATTACTATATCATTTAATCCCCAACTGCTGTGTAGATATAAATAGCGAATCGGTTCAATCGCATAACTGAGAGGGTTGATGGTAGCAATAACCTGTAACCAACCGGGCATAAAGGATAAAGGCGCTAAGGCTGTGCTGGCAAATAATAATGGGAGGTTAGTGACAAAAATTACGGCGATAAGTTCAATGTGTCCGGGTAATGCAAAGGCTAAACCCAAGGAAATAGCGGTGACACCCAAAGCCAGTAGAAAGACAATGAGAGCGATCGCACATAATCCTGTAAAATCAGGTAAGCCAGCCCCTAAAAATGCCGCTGCTGCCACAATTACCGCTGCTTGTAGTAAACTTTGGCTAATAATAAAAATAGCAGAAGCAAAAACAATTGAAAAGCGTGAGGCTAGAGGTGCAACCAGCAACCGATTTAAAAAGCCAAATTCCCTATCGAACATTACAGGTAAACCGGCATTCAAAGCCCCAGCAAAAGCAGTAAATACTATGACACCTGCTGCTAGAAATTGTCCGTAATTTGTCGTACTACCAAATAAGCCTGTGGGTGCATTTTGGAATAATGCCCCAAATAAAACTAACCACATGACAGGCTGAATAATCCCGGCTATCAGGCTAGAGGGACGGCGTTGGAGTTGAATAAACAGACGACGAGTTAAAGCAAAAGTTTCTTGAACAATTTCTGCGAAAAAATTGGAGGTTGTATCAGCAACTACAGGAGATGAGATTAATTGTTGCCAATTCACAGCTACTTTATCATTACTCATAGAATGTTAAAATTAAAAGGCATCAATTATAAACATTCCTGCAACTTGTTAGTTAGCAAAAAATATTTATAATTCTTAACTCTATATTACAACGAATCCCCAACAAGATCAAAGTAGAGAAATTGCCATTTTGATGCTGTTACTGTCGAAGCCAAAATACTGCGATACTATACTCTATACATAAATCACATAATATAAACTGATCATGGAGCTAAATTCCTTACCGACAGAGGTAATTTTGACACATCCGCGTCAGTCTCTTGGTAAATTACAACTTGATTGGACACCCCAACCGGGAAATTATCTTGATTTTGCCGAAAAAACCTACGTAGTTTTAGAGCGTTGCCATAGATATCAGCTTAAAGGCGGACGCTATAGTTTACACAATATCGCTATTTACGTACAAAAAGCCCAAAGACCAGAACAGAAAAGTTTAGTAGAAGGACGTTGGGTTATAGGTGATGCTACCTGTAACTATAATGCTCTTTCAGAAATTATGCGTTGTGCAGTTAATCCAGAAGGACCTTGTAAATCTTGTCGGTTCTATGAAAGTTAGTTGTCAGTTGTCAGTAGGGGCGAAGCATTTGGAAGATAAATTATCGGTCATTGCCAAAAATAGTTCTCCAAATGCTTCGCCCGTACAGTTGTTCGTTGTCAGTTGTTCGTTGTCAGTTGTCAGTTGTTAATTACCAATTACCAATTACCAATTACCAATTACCCATTACCCATTACCTCACCGACAGTTAACCGAGTCCCATTGACAAAATCCCATCCTGACTGGGGACGTTTACCCGTTAGCTGTACTTCTCGCAATAGCAATAAACCTACCCCTGTTTGGACAATTGCTCCTAGTCCTTTAGTAATATTAACTACCTCTCCAGGCTGTCCTGATATGGTTGACAAATTGGGTATTTTATAAATTTTTTCTAGTAATGGCTCTGGTAATTCGTGAATATACGCAGAATCTAGGGGGACAGTAGCAGTAATTTTCAATGCTTGGTTGCGAAAAGTTGCTGTACAGTTAGGATAAAATCCGCGAATTTGATTATGTAATTGGATGGCACTTTGTCCCCAGTCCAAGTTATAATCTGGCTTCTGAATCAAAGATGCGTAAGTAGCTGCGGTATGATCTTGGGGAATCGGTGTAAATTCTTGACGTTCTAGTTTGTATAGGGTTTCTATGAGTAAATCTGCACCAGTAATAGCCAACTTTTCGGCTAAAACCTGAGCATTATCTAGTAATTGAATTGGTATAGTCGCTTTTAGAAGCATATCCCCTGTATCCATGCCCCTATCCATGAGCATAGTTGTGATCCCCGTTTCTTTTTCTCCGTTATATATACTCCACTGAATTGGCGCAGCCCCTCGATACTGAGGTAAAATTGAACCATGTACGTTAATACAACCTAGCTTAGGCATATCTAATATCTTCTTAGACAAAATTTGCCCATAAGCAATAACCACAAATATATCTGCTTCTATCTGCTTGAGTTGTGTTAAGGTTTCAACATCTTTTTTAACTCTTTGCGGTTGCCATACTGGAATATGATGATCTGTAGCAAAGGCTTTCACTGGTGAAGGTGTCAGTTTATTCCCTCGTTCTCGACGTTTATCCGGTTGAGTGACTACGGACATCACCTGAAAATCCTTGTTTTCTAAGAGTTTTTCCAAAGTGGGAACTGCAAAGTCAGGAGTGCCAAAAAATACTATTTTCATTACTTATTAATTATTAATTACGAGTCATGAGTCATTAATCAATGGTAAGTGTGTTCCTCATCACTGACAACTGCGACATCTGAATATTAATAGAATTATGTTGAGAATTTTTGATTAAGGGCAAGGAATTTTCGCAGTTTGATGGTATAGTGTTTACTATTGGTTCAGCAAAAACAGCCTCAATACATCATAATACTTTCGGTAATTAGTTGAACTATCGCCATTTGCATCTACTATTGATGATTTTTGTGTGTCTATCTGTGTTTTGCAGTCAGTTATTTCTCTACGAAATCAAAATTATTCAATAATTACCCAAGTTAAAAATAAACTGTATTTGCTTAATCGCAGCATTTACGAGTCTAAACTTCAGTTTGTAGGTTGGGTGTATGAATTTAATGTTTTTATTGTTTATTGTTGATTGTGCAGCGGTTAATCTCAAGTTGCCAGCAATAGATAGGTTTTAGTTGGGTAAAGCCCGCGCTGTTTGTCCGGCTATGAACAGGGTATCTTATTTTAGACTGGCTTTAGCTAAGAATGTTTTCAAGAGCAAGAGCATCTCTAAATCTTGGCTACTAGCTTTAGTCAATTAAAAATTCATCTATGTTCCACTTAAATTGAATATGGATGTTACTGATGCTAACAATAATAACGGCAGTTATTAACAGATGTAATTTACTGTTAACTTTAATCCCGTTATTTTGGATATTATGTAAAGATTATGAGGGGGTAAATGGTGATACTAAAACTTTTGTAAAGCAATACAACATTTGAATCAATTATCTTGTCGAAGCTTTTGGTTTGTTGGTAAACATATAGTCATAGCTTTTTTCCATTCCTGTATAGATACTGCCCGCACTTAGCAACTGCCCCTAGAGAGTCTCATCATGCTTAAACCCCTTTTGGTGTCGGAATGGTTCCGTGTTAAACCATTTCTCAAGTACATTGCCATTGTTATAGTAATTTCACCCTTCCTGGGAATGTCTATTCATGCTACCTTAGCGAAACAATCAGAAGTAGCAAATAGTAGGGCGAAAAATAGCAAATCTCAGATAAAATTGGCAGAAAGTGCTGCTACGAGGCAGTTAAATTTACAATTTGCTCAAGTTAACTCTCACACAGGAAAAATACTTGTTGGTGAAGGAATACAGTCATTACCAAAAGATATAGTTATTTCAGGGGCAGAAAGAGAAAATTCTCAACTGGGGGATGATGTTGTTAGCAAAACTGTACCATCAGTTAATGTTGCACAACTTCAAAGCAAGACATCTATTAATCAAGCTAATTTAATTCAAAAATTAAAAGATGCCAAAGAAGAAGCTGATTTAAATTCTCCAGTCAGTGGGAATTCTCAATCTCAAGAATTAGCAACATCAACAGTTACTCCTAAAAATGGAGAAATACCTGTTAGTGAACGGCCAAATGAGTCGGAAATGGCACAGACTGACCCTATAGGTAGTCCCCATCCGATACCTTGGCAATGGATTCTGGCTACTCAGGAAGCGATTGGTGCTAAAGGTGGTTCTGGTGTTCGCTACTATCGGAGTATTCCGGTGATTTCTCCTGATGGCAAATATGCGATTTATAGTCGGGTGCAAATGGAAGTAAAACCGGAAATGCACAATAGCCGAGTTAATAGCGTGTTGTTTGTGGAGGATAAACAAACTAAGCGGTTACGGGTGATGACATCAACCAGTGTGGTGATTGATCCCCTGTTAAAAAGACAGGCAATTTTGTCAGCACAAGGGGATAATGATGGTAAAATTGGGGTATTAGTGCCTGTTAGCTGGTCTGAAAAAGGCGATCGCTTTCTCGCCCGTAAGTTTGTGGCTATTTTTAATACAGCAGATGCTACAGATCAGGCTGTAATTTGGAATCGTCAACAGGATCATCTCAATGTGGTTAGTCCTGTACAATCACAAGATGATCACGAAAAAATAGCTATTTTGTTAGGTTGGAGTAAAAAGCAGCCTAATAATGTATTATTCCGTGCTGGTGAATTAGGTGAAGAAAATTGGCCTTTGTTACAAGTAGCTAATGATGGCAGAACTGTAGATATCTCGGCAGAAGGTGATCAGGCTGTGACTTTTGGTGAAAAAGGTAGCATTTGGGCAGATCCACAAGTTGCTTCGCGCTAATTGATTAATTGCCCTCAAAATGGCTTAATCGTGTGATTCTCTAGGTAGGGGTTTAGCATTGCGCTTTACCCTTACACATTTAGTTTTTTCCTAATCTTGTAAAAGTCCATTTCCTAGTTGTTCCCTGCTCAATGATAATCTCTACCAGTTGCTCTATTGCCAACTGTCTCAAGATTTCACTGTCTAGTATTGGGGGCAGGTTTTTTTCCATACCTGTGATTTTCCTCCTCCATTATCACTCTTGTCAATACCCCCACCTGAATCCTTACTAGAAAATTTAGGTGCGGCGTTGTTTAATATTTCCGAAATTGCTGATTTAGTAACTTGGTTAAATCAAGAAGATCATCATTAATAGTGATTTTTGGGTTGGTTTTTCTCAACCCAAACAAAAACTAAAAACTAGATCCCCGACTTCTTTAAGAAGTCGGGGATCTTATCGGTTTAAAAATCAACCCCCCGTTTCAATTCTACACCTTGATTTGCGTAGTGTTTATGACAATAAACCTCAGAGTGAATACTAGCCAAATCAAAATAAGCCGGTTGATTTTGACAGCGCCCAGTAATAATCACTTCCGTATCACGGGGTTTACGTAACAAAGCTTGAACAATGGGATCAACAGGTAACAATTCTAAATCCACAGTGGGATTGAGTTCATCGAGGATAATAGTCTTATACACACCAGAAGCGATCGCAATTTTGGCAATTTCCCAACCCCTCTCCGCTTCTATATAGTCTAAATCTTGACGAGAATTCCGCCAAACAATGGCATCCCGTCCACACCGTTGATGATCTACAACTTCAGGATAAGATTGCTGTAAAGCCGCTATAGCTGCATCTTCAGTATAGCCACTCCCACCTTTGAGCCACTGCATAATTAATACACGGGTAGAACCAGGATGATTGATACCTCTCCCAATAGCTTGCAAAGCCTTACCCAAAGCACTGGTAGATTTACCCTTACCTGCACCTGTATAAATTTCAATCCCTTCAATAAAGAGTTCTGCGGCTGTGGGGTGGTGGTGGGGTTTCATTTCCGAATGCAAATCCGCAATATCTAATAATGCTTGTGGTGCAGCGCGTCCAGTCGTAATGATTTCCAATTCTTGGGGTTTAGATTTTAAAGTGTTTACCACTTCCTCCACCGATAACAAACCCAAATCCAAAACCGGGTTAATTTCATCCAAAACAACTACTGAATACAACCCGGAAGCGATCGCACCTTTGGCTACATCCCAGCCCCGTGCAGCCTCAGTTCGATCAAAAGGTGTAATTTGATCATGGCCAAAAAACTCCGCTCTTCCTGTGCGAACCTGATCAATAAGATGGGGAAACCCTCGCTGTAAAGCAGTTATCGCTCCATCTTCATCATAATCCCGTTCTGGACCCTTCAAAAACCGCAGCAATAAAACCCGGCTAGAATCACTGGGTGTATTAATGCCCAAACCAATCGAGCGCAAAACCACTCCTAAAGCTGCTTGGGACTTACCTTTCCCAATACCATCATAGACGTGAATTTGACCCGTAAGCCGCTCAGAACGCACTTGCGCTGTGCGAATACCGATACCGTTCCTTGTCATATTTTGAAAAGCTATAAAGTGGCAATTCCTTATCTTAACGAAACTAGAGTCTAGAATGTGCGGTTTTTTATCTGCGTATTACAGTTTGATGAATGTATAATATAATTATCTAAATATCTTGGCGCACTCAGATCATAAATGTCAGAAGAATGAGATAATTGCCGATTATCCGTATTCTTTCAGTTATACTCTGTACAACTAATCCCCAGATCCCCGACTTCTTCAAGAAGTCGGGGATCTAACTAACTCCTAAAATCTCCTTGTTGTTACCATTATGTCTGATGAATTATCACTACCTATAATTTTGCCCATTGGGGCGATATTTTTTGAGATCTTATTCTTACTAATTGCCATTCCCCTAGAAGCTTATATTCTGAATAGATGGCTGAAGTTTGATAAAAGAACCAGCATTTTTTATGCTATAGCCTTAAATGTTTTTTCGAGTGTAATTGGTTGGATTGTGTTTTTCACAGTCGAACCAATATTATCTATCGCTATCAAAAAAGAATTGATTAATTATGTATTTTTTAATAAACTTCAAGATCCTAGCATTGGCACAATGATAGTTTTATTGTCATTTACTATTTTTATAGCGACTTTTTTAGTGAAATTTTTACTAATGAAGATTCTCATAATTTTTATGGGAGAAGGAGGAAAAAAAACAGAAACAGAAATCATTTCTTCACAGCAAAGAGCCAGTTATATGAATATGGCTAAGTTGCAAAATACTAATTTAATAACTGCAACCTTAATAGCCAATTCACTCAGTTACAGTGCCATAACCTTCATTATCCTAATTCGCTCGCTCCCGATAAAATGATCAATATTCATCATTGCATTAATTAGAGGTAATCTCATGAACTTTTTATTGAAGGAAATAGGTGGCATATTTAAATATATTCAGGATTTATTTGCAGGAGTGCAAAAATTTCTGACACCAGCCAAAGCATACTCATGGCAAACATTTATCTATTTGAGTGTTTTTTCTTGGGGAATATCATATTTTGCCGTAGGGTATATTAGGGATATTATTGCCTTTTGTGGTTGGTTATTTTTATTAGCAGGAACAACTTGGTATACTACGGACGATCCTTTAAGAATTCCCGGAACTTTTATGCCAGTTGGGGCAGTAATCACGGGCTTTTTAGTGAGCGTCTTTGCCTTTGGATACCAGGAGAGTGGATTAACATTTAATACTATAGTCATTTGGCCGACAATAGCCGCCCTAGTTACAGCCATACCTAACTTCTTTGAAGGCAACGGTAGAGGATTGCCAAACGCGAAACTTCCTAAATTGCAAGATCGTCAAAAAGTTGTAGTTTTATTAGCTTGGTGTATGCTAATTAGTTGTTGGCTTCAGTTTTACTTTGTGATAGATAAATGGTTAAAAGAATATCCCAGTTTACGAGCAGATAATTTTCAGAAAAGTGCTTTTGTGATTAGATTAGAACCACAATCACGAAAGCCAAAAACTGGTGATTTGATCTTAAATAAACTGCAACCCTTAATTAATCAACAACTTGCCAATAAACCTTGGGGTGAAGTAGAAAAATGGTTACTAGAAGCTAATCAGCAACTAGGCAACTTGGGAAGAAGAACAATTAATAGTAATTTAGGTAAATCCCAAGAAAGACTACTATGGCGAGTTGAACCCCGTGTCGTCAATATCAAGTCTGGATATAGGCTAGATATTTTGACAATTTGGGCTGGACCAAGTGCCAACTCTCAAGGATATTACTGGAAAAAATCTTGTTTGATAGAACCATCTAACTCTGGTAAACAAACAGATAATAAAAATACCGTTGCCCGTCTAACTTGCGATCGCACAAGTAAATTTATCATGGGTTCTCCACCAGCACAACAATAAGGAAGAAGTAATTACTATGAATGTAATTAGAACCGTCGTCATGGCTAAGAATGTATTTCAGGAAGTGATCCGCGATCGCATCCTGTACATCATCGGTTTTTATGCCATTATCCTGGGTATTGCCTTCCGTGCCATTCCCGAATTTACTGTCACTGCTTTTGATAAAATCTTTTTAG is a window encoding:
- a CDS encoding ABC transporter permease gives rise to the protein MSNDKVAVNWQQLISSPVVADTTSNFFAEIVQETFALTRRLFIQLQRRPSSLIAGIIQPVMWLVLFGALFQNAPTGLFGSTTNYGQFLAAGVIVFTAFAGALNAGLPVMFDREFGFLNRLLVAPLASRFSIVFASAIFIISQSLLQAAVIVAAAAFLGAGLPDFTGLCAIALIVFLLALGVTAISLGLAFALPGHIELIAVIFVTNLPLLFASTALAPLSFMPGWLQVIATINPLSYAIEPIRYLYLHSSWGLNDIVMHAFWGDVTFGGALLVLLGFALVALLSIQPQLRRSLA
- the fraC gene encoding filament integrity protein FraC; its protein translation is MSDELSLPIILPIGAIFFEILFLLIAIPLEAYILNRWLKFDKRTSIFYAIALNVFSSVIGWIVFFTVEPILSIAIKKELINYVFFNKLQDPSIGTMIVLLSFTIFIATFLVKFLLMKILIIFMGEGGKKTETEIISSQQRASYMNMAKLQNTNLITATLIANSLSYSAITFIILIRSLPIK
- a CDS encoding DUF4351 domain-containing protein, whose protein sequence is MSIPPPESLLENLGAALFNISEIADLVTWLNQEDHH
- the cobQ gene encoding cobyric acid synthase CobQ — encoded protein: MKAIMVVGTTSHAGKSLITTAICRILSRRGLRVSPFKGQNMALNAYVTASGGEIGYAQAVQAWAAGVVPLVEMNPILLKPQGDMTSQIILKGKAIGKVSATDYYEQYFELGWQTIKECLQYLSTEFEALVCEGAGSPAEINLKHRDLTNMRVAKHLNAPTLLVVDIDRGGAFAHVVGTLELLDPDERALIKGVVINKFRGQRSILEPGIKWLEERTGIPVVGVIPYLEQVFPAEDSLDLLERKPAKANSELNIAVIRLPRIANFTDFDPLESEPSVTVKYLHPKQELGHPDAVIIPGTKTTIADLITLQKSGMAEAIQNYAASGGTVLGICGGFQMLGQSIADPEGMEGQSGKYQGLNLLPIKTVITGQKIARQRQVTSNYPQAGLPVTGFEIHQGRSRIENPADQKSCQPLFDDANLGLVDSCQSVWGTYLHGIFDNGPWRRAWVNRLRQQRGLKSLPTGVANYKEQREQMLDSLATQIEEHLDLTQFI
- the fraD gene encoding septal junction protein FraD, yielding MNFLLKEIGGIFKYIQDLFAGVQKFLTPAKAYSWQTFIYLSVFSWGISYFAVGYIRDIIAFCGWLFLLAGTTWYTTDDPLRIPGTFMPVGAVITGFLVSVFAFGYQESGLTFNTIVIWPTIAALVTAIPNFFEGNGRGLPNAKLPKLQDRQKVVVLLAWCMLISCWLQFYFVIDKWLKEYPSLRADNFQKSAFVIRLEPQSRKPKTGDLILNKLQPLINQQLANKPWGEVEKWLLEANQQLGNLGRRTINSNLGKSQERLLWRVEPRVVNIKSGYRLDILTIWAGPSANSQGYYWKKSCLIEPSNSGKQTDNKNTVARLTCDRTSKFIMGSPPAQQ
- a CDS encoding DUF6464 family protein, with product MELNSLPTEVILTHPRQSLGKLQLDWTPQPGNYLDFAEKTYVVLERCHRYQLKGGRYSLHNIAIYVQKAQRPEQKSLVEGRWVIGDATCNYNALSEIMRCAVNPEGPCKSCRFYES
- a CDS encoding cob(I)yrinic acid a,c-diamide adenosyltransferase, with translation MTRNGIGIRTAQVRSERLTGQIHVYDGIGKGKSQAALGVVLRSIGLGINTPSDSSRVLLLRFLKGPERDYDEDGAITALQRGFPHLIDQVRTGRAEFFGHDQITPFDRTEAARGWDVAKGAIASGLYSVVVLDEINPVLDLGLLSVEEVVNTLKSKPQELEIITTGRAAPQALLDIADLHSEMKPHHHPTAAELFIEGIEIYTGAGKGKSTSALGKALQAIGRGINHPGSTRVLIMQWLKGGSGYTEDAAIAALQQSYPEVVDHQRCGRDAIVWRNSRQDLDYIEAERGWEIAKIAIASGVYKTIILDELNPTVDLELLPVDPIVQALLRKPRDTEVIITGRCQNQPAYFDLASIHSEVYCHKHYANQGVELKRGVDF
- a CDS encoding peroxiredoxin, which produces MPLSVGTDAPAFTAKDTNGNTISLSDFAGKTVVLYFYPKDDTPGCTKQACSFRDSQAEYKDKDVVVLGVSADDEVSHQAFTNKYNLNFPLLADTQKSIITAYDVDGGGYAKRVTYIIDGNGKIIDVDAAVNTTTQASDVLAKLGL
- a CDS encoding Npun_F0494 family protein, with amino-acid sequence MSTVDSSNLKPLVYNSKALERAERSLICSPFNLNLFIAMTSQSIQLGAIAMEKGNQQSYTKQPLSELTCENALAWLIDVGVLRREVDGQGITDSFRLTPLGHQLIVKLKDQKLRNPSLSDRYNDFMTRWLRLPF
- the fmt gene encoding methionyl-tRNA formyltransferase → MKIVFFGTPDFAVPTLEKLLENKDFQVMSVVTQPDKRRERGNKLTPSPVKAFATDHHIPVWQPQRVKKDVETLTQLKQIEADIFVVIAYGQILSKKILDMPKLGCINVHGSILPQYRGAAPIQWSIYNGEKETGITTMLMDRGMDTGDMLLKATIPIQLLDNAQVLAEKLAITGADLLIETLYKLERQEFTPIPQDHTAATYASLIQKPDYNLDWGQSAIQLHNQIRGFYPNCTATFRNQALKITATVPLDSAYIHELPEPLLEKIYKIPNLSTISGQPGEVVNITKGLGAIVQTGVGLLLLREVQLTGKRPQSGWDFVNGTRLTVGEVMGNG